One window of Rasiella rasia genomic DNA carries:
- a CDS encoding 30S ribosomal protein S16, whose product MPVKIRLQRHGKKGKPFYWIVAADARAKRDGKYLEKLGVYNPNVNPAHIELDIDGSVQWLQNGAQPTDTARAILSYKGVMLKKHLAGGVAKGAITEEQAEEKFNAWLEDKGKAVDAKKGKLSEAKEKAKAEALAAEKAVNEARIAEAAPVEEVAEEEVTPEVAEGTDATEEVEATEQVADEAPATAEAAKEEE is encoded by the coding sequence ATGCCTGTAAAGATTAGATTACAAAGACACGGTAAAAAAGGGAAACCTTTTTACTGGATTGTAGCGGCAGATGCCCGCGCAAAAAGAGATGGTAAATACCTAGAGAAATTAGGCGTTTACAATCCAAACGTTAACCCTGCACATATCGAATTAGATATCGATGGTTCTGTACAGTGGTTACAAAATGGAGCACAACCAACCGACACGGCAAGAGCTATTCTTTCGTACAAAGGGGTGATGCTTAAAAAACATTTAGCTGGAGGTGTTGCAAAAGGTGCAATTACTGAAGAGCAAGCTGAAGAAAAGTTTAATGCTTGGTTAGAAGACAAAGGAAAAGCTGTTGACGCCAAAAAAGGAAAACTTTCTGAAGCAAAAGAAAAAGCTAAAGCTGAAGCACTTGCTGCCGAAAAGGCCGTAAATGAAGCACGTATTGCTGAAGCTGCTCCTGTAGAGGAAGTTGCGGAAGAAGAAGTAACTCCAGAAGTTGCAGAAGGTACCGATGCGACTGAAGAAGTAGAAGCAACTGAGCAAGTAGCCGATGAGGCACCTGCAACAGCAGAAGCTGCTAAAGAAGAAGAATAA
- the rimM gene encoding ribosome maturation factor RimM (Essential for efficient processing of 16S rRNA) has product MQKKDCFFVGKIVKKYSFKGELLVKLDTDDPEQFLEMESVFVEKHKNLIPFFIEKLSLHKSSLLRVKFDDVDNEEDANAMLGTELYLPLNLLPKLSGNKFYYHEIIGFSVQDTQHGAIGTIAGVNDSTAQHLFEIEFRDKEILIPINDEIIQKVDRTTNTLFIDAPEGLIDLYL; this is encoded by the coding sequence ATGCAAAAGAAGGACTGTTTCTTCGTTGGCAAAATCGTTAAAAAATACAGTTTTAAGGGTGAGTTACTGGTAAAATTAGATACCGACGATCCCGAACAATTTTTAGAAATGGAATCGGTTTTTGTGGAAAAACACAAAAATTTGATTCCATTTTTTATTGAAAAACTTTCTCTTCACAAATCGTCTTTACTACGTGTTAAATTTGATGACGTAGACAATGAAGAAGACGCAAATGCCATGCTGGGAACAGAACTTTACCTACCTCTTAACCTGCTTCCAAAATTATCTGGCAATAAATTTTACTACCATGAAATTATTGGCTTTAGTGTTCAAGACACACAGCATGGAGCCATTGGAACCATTGCAGGGGTAAACGACAGCACGGCGCAACACCTTTTCGAAATTGAATTTCGAGACAAAGAAATCCTTATCCCTATTAATGACGAAATCATTCAGAAAGTAGACAGAACAACCAACACCCTGTTTATTGATGCCCCCGAAGGCCTGATTGACTTATACCTCTAA
- a CDS encoding tRNA1(Val) (adenine(37)-N6)-methyltransferase, whose amino-acid sequence MASKPFQFKQFTVAQDRCAMKIGTDGVLLGAWVSLQNKPNSILDLGTGTGVIALQLAQRCDAETIDAVEIDEDAYEQSTENFENSPWGDRLFCYHASVQEFASEIEETYDLIVSNPPYYTEDYKSENLARDTARFTDTLPFEHLVVCASHLLSETGTFSVILPKKEEKNFIALAEKHSLFPKHICRVQGTPISEVKRSLLTFSFQKQQPTIENLIIEKSRHQYTNEYIALVQDFYLKM is encoded by the coding sequence ATGGCCTCAAAACCCTTTCAATTTAAACAATTTACCGTGGCACAAGATCGTTGCGCCATGAAAATTGGCACCGACGGCGTATTGTTAGGTGCATGGGTTTCTTTACAAAACAAACCCAACAGTATTTTAGACCTTGGCACAGGAACAGGTGTTATCGCCCTTCAACTTGCGCAACGTTGCGATGCAGAAACAATAGATGCCGTAGAAATTGACGAAGACGCCTACGAACAAAGCACAGAAAACTTTGAGAATTCTCCTTGGGGAGATCGTCTATTTTGTTATCATGCCTCTGTACAAGAATTTGCCTCAGAAATAGAAGAAACGTACGACCTAATTGTAAGCAATCCACCATACTATACTGAAGACTATAAATCTGAAAATTTAGCACGGGATACCGCACGTTTTACCGACACCCTTCCGTTTGAGCATCTCGTGGTGTGCGCTTCACATTTGCTTTCGGAAACAGGAACATTTTCAGTAATCCTTCCGAAGAAAGAAGAAAAGAACTTTATCGCCTTAGCCGAAAAACACAGCCTATTTCCGAAGCATATTTGCAGGGTTCAAGGCACTCCAATTTCCGAAGTAAAACGCAGCCTACTTACCTTTTCCTTCCAAAAACAACAGCCTACCATTGAAAATCTTATTATTGAAAAATCGCGTCACCAGTACACAAATGAATACATAGCGCTAGTACAGGATTTTTATTTAAAAATGTAG